A stretch of DNA from Cannabis sativa cultivar Pink pepper isolate KNU-18-1 chromosome X, ASM2916894v1, whole genome shotgun sequence:
taagaacaatatagttcaaaatgatatataccaactgcaaatcaatattattcaaagttgagatagaatgagttgaaaacgcctgaagcgtaaatgaacaatgtagaaattattaataaatgttcatttgatttgccctgaagttgttaaatctagaggtactcatggagataccttaatgttataaagtattaaaatgataaccatgatgaaaacggtactcgaaaagactcccaaaagaagttagacataacacatttgatcataattgaatccctgaactgattctatataggtacctataaatgataaacatatttgaaaaatatgtaatttaaagagatctctataagttatgtcaatattggaggaaattatcatttattgaaatttttgtcgacaataaatattgaatgtgtgcatatgcaataaactaacatgagatagcaaggatcattgtattagatttgtcgagaatcatcgacatacattttatttttggcctaaatattatgacgcaatccaggcaaatttactcacataaagtgaagtaagacctgtagggtgtgcaaataaatatttctaatgagaaatttgcatatatgtatttgtacataatgaattgttgtacaaagtttgcatagacatgaaattgattaaaataaggcttaaatattgagaaaatataatcattatttgattatagcctggaatatattttatgagaatttataagcgtcacataaatgttgcaacaaaaggttatttatttggagctcctaatatagtgagaatttgaaataagccttatctaaaaattctagaagaatttaatacatgtcttaagtgatataaattctaagtcgcgcgcactatatgacaaagatctatgtatgaaataaagacatgtaagtaaattattgtttgaaaaatacgtatggttgtctatgcagtataaatacataaattatacgttgtgatagactcttgaagagtttttgattaattgcaaaacaaacttttatttcttttgtatatcgagaaatattaaatgtataaagtttgttcattagtattgaagtcctaaagtacttcatatgtgttaagaattatagatatatgatcatttgatataaaaattaagatcatacaacaagatggaacaaatatatggtattggagtaccatcattgtcacaaatgaaatttatattatcattaatgtgttatgttcatatctacttgaaattttaaattttagtatgaacaaagttgtgtacacacatgaatgatacaattagttggataaagactaatgttccacgaacccctcatctataatactctggaagagttatagaaaatatatgatcaaagattatatatggtgatattttaaaagtgataacaataatcttatgagatttattatcaccaaaagaattatggatcatatgtgcatgagggggagacatattcatgttgcactctttttcccttagctcaggttttgtcccactagGTTTTCCTAGCAagatttttaacgaggcaacttgcaaatagttatgaatatgaaatatatattgtactcttttttccttagctcagattttgtcccactgggtttttctgacaaggtttttaaagaggcaactttaaatcatgttaacatacttgtattttatgaagcaagtagagaatgtgtgtgagtgagatcattgacataacatattcgggaaacatatggattgcactcaataaagaagtatcaacccaagcaattctctatggataatactgcttgcaccgttcaactaaaaggaggtacattgaaggaaatagagttagaacacatttcacgaaattcttctttatacgcttcaagaaaatgcatattggtgttcaacatattcaatcaagtgtcaatcttgcaaacttattcacaaagttattaccaacatcaacatttgagaagacggcagacaagatcgaaattcgtcgattagaagatctccacaaatgcctaaatgagggggagttagtttacactatacttattatggacatccaagggggaagatttttaataaggcagttattatggacattcAAGGGgtagtgttataaatattaataattatgtggatgtccaaatcttttatttattaccatgaaggggttcaccccattggaataaacaactcagaaattctcattcactttctctttctctcttcatcttcttcttctttcttctcatctattttatattattttataacaagataagattttttatttgtttttaattaactataataataaatattgacatattaattatatattagtatAAACAAAtttcataaaacaaataaaataatatagtaatacaaaataataaataaaatagtcaaaactaagtaaaaaaacatgtaacacaaaaacatattaaaaagttaatgttattttacatattgcaattaaattattatttttatgttgtttgttaaattatcttaaatttatttatttttctattctactaaaacaaataatataatatttttgaaatatagaaaaacaacaacaacagtacatatatataaaaagacaaAGAAATGGAAATTATTGTAAGATTCTCctacaaaaaaaattcaaaaatattccttttttacaaaatacacactttgctaaaaaaaattaaaaaacaatttaaaaaataattccataataattttataatttttaccaTCTATTATgcaaaattttctatttatttacgGTTTTAGATTTAGGAAgaaaacaagttttttttttttttgttaggttAACTTGGTACTAATTTTTGTTTGAATGGACGGGAAAAAATCTCTTAAACCTAACCAAACCAATCAATGAACACCCACCCTACTATACACAAAGTAACTAGATTAGTTTTCTTGAATCATAACCATGATTTAGCAAAACAAAATGAGAATCTTAACCATAGGATTTTGTTCTATAGAGCCATTATCACAAACAAGAAAAAACTAAACCCGCAAGATTCAAATAAAGTTGCAAGCAAAACATCAAAACAGAAAGATAGATTCAAATTCAACAATAATGATAAGAAAAGGTTATGAATCATCCACAAAAAATCCATAAAATTGcaaaagaatctaaaaaattaaACCAGTTGGAGCCAATGAAATATAACTCACAGAAAAACATTGACTGTTCTCAGATTTCTTAAATAACATTCAAAAAGATAACGAGCAAATGTGTTTGCTTGTTCTCTACATACTTCCTTCCAAACAGGTAAAACTAAATGACActaaaagaaatagaaaatccattaaaattttatgagaGAAGCAAAGGAAATATCTGAAGTCAAAATTACGGGATATCCAAAAATATTCCTGGACGCTAAACTAGTAATGCTGGTAACATTGAAACAAAACAACCCAAATGAAAAGAGAAGTGAATAACCAATCTATCGCTTCTTGGAGACACCAACAGTCTTTCCTCTGCGACCAGTGGTCTTAGTGTGCTGTCCACGAACACGAAGACCCCAGTAGTGACGAAGCCCTCGGTGGTTCCTATAGGTACATTCATCATAAATTACACATTACAAACAAATAAAAGACAAGAACACGGTATAGCATAGAACAACATATGAAAAAGCAAACCTGATCTTCTTCAAACGCTCAAGATCGTCCCTAAGCTTCATGTCCAATGCATTGGAAACAACTTGGGAATATCTTCCATCCTTGTAATCCTTCTTTCTGTTCAGAAACCAGTCTGGGATTTTGAACTGGCGAGGATTGGCGACAATGGTCATCAAGGTATCAAGCTCAGCAGCAGATAACTCACCAGCTCTGCAAAAACAATTTACAAAGTGAAATCCACAAGTACTACATTAACAAAAACAAATCGCCAATACAACAGAAAAACATATTATCTCTAACTTACTGTTAGCTTATTTGCTAAATCAGTTTAACGTACCAATTCAAATCAAATGAATGAGCAAAATGAGAAAAGTCGGGCATTACCAAAGGGTcaacattaaaaataaacaatatcatCGAAagttcataataaaaaaaaagcatCTAAAGCACTTGAAAACTAAAAATTGCAGTAAAAATACCGTAAAGTTCTTCGATTTTTAACGAAATATAATAcaataacatattataaaaCAGCATAATAAAATCCATGAAACCCTACAGCAAAATGGGTAAAACGAAACACAGGTGAGGAACAACTACGGGGAAAGAAATAAGATTTACCTCTTGTTCATGTCGACATCAGCTTTCTTGCAAACGAGATTGGCGAAACGGCGGCCAATACCTTTAATGGAGGTCAGAGCAAACATAATCTTCTGCTTTCCATCGACGTTGGTGTTCAGAACACGAAGAATGTGTTGAAACTCTTCGTTCGCAACAAGCGACTACATGCCCACAAACCAGAGTACGAATTAATagcaataaaaagtaaaaactagTCCAAAGATATGAAAATAGAAGAAAGAGATAGAGAAGTAGaggaaaaaataaagaaagtaaGGTTGCTCACCATGGCTAGGGTTTCGGATCTGAAGCTGCTACTCGTCTCGGTGCGTTAAGATAGTGAAGAAGCCTCCAATTTACGAACCCTAATTTGAAGGAGTGCTTCGTTTGTTCGTTTATATAGTTAATAGGCTTCGTGGGCTCTAAGATTCAACATTGGGCTTTCTGGATCTTACTATGACCGGCCCATTAACGCTGCCCGCTATCACTATTCAAGAGCGCAAGGATAGAAAATTAGAATAGTTTATGCCATATTTGTATACCAAtgggtataattttatgtaataagaGCATCTAAATTAAAAAGTACATTTATTTACCACTAAATTTTATAAGGGCGTGTTTGGAAAGCCACTTGAGAATTAGAATTGGatgtaattggaggtaattacacagtttGACGTGTTTGTATGGCCATATAATTACatagtaactgtgtaattagagGTAATTGGGAGGCCTCAATTACTCTCTCCAATTCTCATACCCCCATGAGAATTGGGTGTAATTACAtaccaaaaataaattcaaattattttaattaattgatatgatgttttaattatttttaatgtattgACTTTCCTTTTTTCTATCAATCATCAAAAAACAAGGTTGGATTGTATTATAATGTTGTGTACTTCACAACTTTATTAGCAAGTGGAATTGGGATGATGAATTTTTCGAAGAGGACATGGAAAATGAAATAGGAAATTGTGAAAGTTTGAACAATATTGATTTtgattcagattcagatgaagAACTTGGTGACGGGCCAACAGATGATGACAAgcaatatatgtttaattttagagatATAATAGCTCAAAATATATGGAACGCAAGAGCAATTAGAtagtcttaaaaaaattattttaaatatttgctactaaattgttatagttttgactttattttatgaagagattattatttatttatatattattaattgatgaaatttatttttaaatattataatattaatttactgtgtaattactaactatcaTGCCAAACATGATATTAGGAATTCACATGTAATTACCACTTGACATCCAAACACaccttgtattttaaaatacaatgtaATTACTATACAGTGTAATAACTACCCTAGTAATTACACTgcatagtaattacacagttgtTTCCAAACAGACtctaagggaaatttgaattttcatACTTACAATACCCTAAAATTATTTCCCTAAATGCATAGTTATTAAAATTGATCATATATGACCACATTgttaatttcccaaaaatacccctcacaTTTGAAATCCCTAAACTCaagcctctctcttcctctctctcaaccCACACTCTCGATCAGCCTCCTCAACCCACCACCAAAAACCCGAACCTATTGCTCACGGTGACGACGCAAAGCGCACAGCACAGGCAACTTTGACCCAgccattaaaaaaaaagggcatctggtccgatgggtccgattggtacCCATCGGACCCACATGAAAATCGGACCCCAAAAGAAACTAAACACCATCGGACTGGACCCATTGGGACCATCGGACCGACCCCACCGGGCTGTCTTCTTCCCCAAAAAAATTTCAGTACGGTGCGGCGTGGATCTACCTTTGACATGGTTTCGGTTCGGCGTGGATCTCCGGTGGTGTTCGGCCAGTTTTCGTGGTTCGGCGTGCGTGGTGATCGGCGTGGGTGGTGAACGCCGTGCGTGGGTGGTTTGAGGAGGAAGAGAGGGATAGGCGTTGATGAAAGTGGGTGTGGGGTTTCGGGTtgggtcggaggggttggggtcggacTGGGATTGCTTCGATGGGGGTTTCAGGTGATGGTGGGATGTGGGTGTGGTGCTTCCGTGGTcggcagagagagagagtttgagttTGAGAGGGGAGAGAGAAATGGTTAGAAATTATGAAGAGGGTATTTTAGGAGTTTTTGTAAAAGTGTCATGTTTTTAAAATTACCCTTATTATTAGTTTTCCTCCCCAATTTCCCCttataaaatgcataaaaattcaaattttccttttataaattgaaattcaaaagcaAAATATGTAGAACTTAGCTACCACCTAATACATAAGAATCTTAAAATAAAAGGGAACTTTACACATTTATACATACATAaagaaataattataaatatattagtaAAAAGATAATATAACCAAGAACTTCATTATTATATGTATCAAATTCGATTTattataaatagattaaaaaatatattttaaaaaattattactccacataaatatataaggacacgattttgtcccgtgatgtactttcacgaaatgtattccgtggtacattagatgggtctcaagGTACAATAGatgagtgtcagggtacgttactattttttaaccaTAATTatccctagatcaatctcagcccttagatcaaataactccctcatctaACGGCTGTCGTacaccacggaatacattccgtaaaAGTACAATCACGTAACAAAATCATGTCCCTAAATATATATTACCTTATATAACTTtgattagaaaaataatatttaaaaagtaatgcAAAATAGACGTTGGAAAGAAGTTATGTTTATTATGTACTAATGATAAGGTACCCATGTGAATATGACTAtagttatataattatatatataaatgtataatgTTGCACACTATTGGCATGGCTCcatatgagatgctttatgggtTCACCCATTCACTGGAATGAAGCCggtgaacgtaggtatcttAGACCCGAggctgtccaaagaacgagtgaggccattgaaaagattcgagctcatatgcttgcctcacagagtagacagaaaagctacgcagatccaaaacgtagagatattgaattttagGTTAGGGATTTTTTTTCCTTCGGGTAtccccaatgaagggaattcAGAGGTTTGGAAAGAGGAGAAAGTTGAGTCCCAAAATTATAGGCCCATTCAAGATTCTTGAGagagtaggtcaggtagcttatcgatTAGCTTTACCTCCTGCTTTATttggggttcataacgtgtttcacTTCTCGATGCTTCagaaatatgtatctgatatAGCTCATGTATTAGGTTAAGAAGATATcgagcttcaaaccgacctgtcataTGAAGATCAACCAGTACAGATTCTGGATAGGAAGTAAAAAGTGTTGTGAAACAAGACTATTTTGTTAGTTAAAGTGTTGTGGAAGAACAGAAAGGTAGAAGAAGCAACTAGggagttagagtcgcagatgcgggagcagtatcccgagcttttcaggtaaattttgaAGACGAAATTTCAATAAGTAGGGGATACTTGTAATAtcctaaaaaatattatgatatctAATTGGGCATGTTTTATTAAATATCCAATTATTCCGGTAATGAAGTGAGATTATTATCTTACTTAGGATAATGAGTGTGAATTTATTAAATGACTAAATAAAGCGTGATTTATTAGTTACGAAGATTTTATTGGAATATGTAGGTATCGTGGATACCATTATTTCGGGCTCGACGACTGTGGAAACTGAACGAAGTGGTCaaaaatgtcacgacattaaagaATGGATTATTTTGGAAGTATACTGGACTAGTTTAGAATTTTAAGTTATCGGTTTGACAAATTTGTTAGAAATTACCAAAATGACCTTAGATTTTCCCAAAGCTTAAGTTTAAGGGAAATGGTAAGATAgtcattttactttattttggtttatttatttttctaattagtgGGCTGAATATtagttaattattaatataatagcttAGGCTATACCTTTTGTTTTTGAgaattaagagaaaaacatcaaaaaaaaaaatatagaaagttCTTCCCTTTCTCCCTCTACCCTTCGAAACCCTAGGAGCAGCAAGATTTGGGCATTGTTCTTCATCAATTTCAATCAGTTTTTGGTAGGATTGATCAAGGTTAGAAGCTCCTTAAGTAGTGAGGTGATTTCCCAACCCTTCTTTACTTGATTTTtaaaagtttagaatattttgttAGGGTTTTAGGGCTTCGGGTCTGAGGTGCTAAATTAAgattgaaattatatttttttcaggTTGTTTTAAGGTTTGTATGATTTTGGTTTGAGGAATTTTAGTGGCAGCTGTGATGTTTTAGGAAAATATTATGTTCATGAGTTCAATTCTTGTTCTTTGGTGagattttgtttaatttattgaATTAAAGTGAATTGTTGACTTGAATGGAATGTGTTTATGGTAATAAAATGTTCTGGAAGGTTTTAGCAGGTTTGGTGGAGCTTAGATCGGGTTTTGGGGTGAAAAACCAGATTTCCCCATGGCCGCCCAGAAAATCGGTCGACCGATTTTGCAGGCAACTAGCAAACCGGTTAATCGGTTTTGCTAGCAGGGGGAAATCTCGGGTTTTCTCTTTGAATCTGGTTTGGCTTGGGGTGCTTTCCAGAGTTTAATTTAGGGTATTTTTAGTGATATTTGAGTTAGTTTGATCCTGTGGAAAATAGGGTTTGTCCAGTTATGAGAATTAGGGTTTATCCCCGGAAATTGAATTAAGGTTTTTATTGAGTTTTGGTTTTCGTGACATAAGATTGAGATCGCCCAGCTTATTTTCCACTCAGGTCAGCTTGCACACTTGAGTTCTggactgaggtaagaaaagtgttatgtaTCACTTAGGGTTAAGTGATTAACAATTGTATGGTTGTagtctcgattatgatcgagaacCTGAATATTTATGTGTTAAGCCTCGGTTATGACCGAGGGTTGGAAACGGTCAttaccgttacgagtaattTCTTCTAAAACTgtggataggtttcttacttatcgcttgctttatcgggcaacgatagtgacatattcagcttgtggttaacgagtggtaagggtaATTTATGAAGTACCGAATTTGCGTGATTACGATATTTATGAAAATGCTTAAGCATGTTAATGTGAGATTGAGTAGATGAATGTCatattgattattgttttattcacttttcttgctgagtctctgtgactcacgggtgctaaaTGGTGGAGGTAAAgggaaggctaaagttgagCAGCCATGAGTCTGAGGTCGGAACAACAAGTACATATCAACCGTGGTGCCACGGCCCAGTGGACAGGATGTTTCTTTTGATTGTATATTGAAATATAaggtttatgttgtaaaaatattttggaaccaaatgtaaatattttgttataaGGGGGTCCCCATAAAGATTAGTAcctaacttttataaaaataaagtatttattttaactgcaaaattttaaattacccacacttttggtataattatataaattataaaagagaattttataaaagcacacacgtagaggcttgttcaatatttttttaaaaacatctCTATCCAAACTACATATAAGAGCATATTAACCTTTAATATTTTTAGACAACATTTTCTTGTTACATGCTTTACAATATAAATGACATTACACACAATATATcacaaatcatagtcaatagattcAAGGTAAGTTTctattctaattttccaataagaaaaatcTACTCCATCAGAAAATAGTGCTCTACTTGTGCTTAAACCTTCAAGCATATTATttgctctagattgtgaaatctaatcaaataaatGAGTATTTCCTCTGATACCATTGTTAATCCCCAAGGTATATTTCTAAGAGGggtgaattagaaatttaaaataattttaaaattttaaaacttactaaaaaaaatatgtaatcaATCAAATTAATGCTAGTAAATGGGCAAGCACATATATAGCAAATATTCAAACTTGTAAAGTACATAATTTAAGGTTTAAAAACTGCAAACTCTCAATTTTTACAAGATTCAGTTACAAAGCCActtacgtccttggtcttcaaatcTATGGACCTATCTTTGAGTTTCACTATcaagccaagttaacgggctcgACTAACTCTTACAATTAGAGAATTTCTTGCCAAGGTTTTCTTCAAACATCTCACAATAGTTTTCACCGCCAAGGACAATCAATCTTAATCTCGAATTGTTGTAGTTTCAATCTCATTCTAAtcgggttgtttacaataccGATTCCAACCTCACTTCAACTAATAGTAGGAATGTGTTTTTGATTACAAGCAAACCAAtccatataattattttatatgtacTTAATATTTTTTGGACGGAATACTGATATTTGGGAACA
This window harbors:
- the LOC115703885 gene encoding small ribosomal subunit protein uS13z/uS13y/uS13x; this encodes MSLVANEEFQHILRVLNTNVDGKQKIMFALTSIKGIGRRFANLVCKKADVDMNKRAGELSAAELDTLMTIVANPRQFKIPDWFLNRKKDYKDGRYSQVVSNALDMKLRDDLERLKKIRNHRGLRHYWGLRVRGQHTKTTGRRGKTVGVSKKR